The following are encoded in a window of Fusarium oxysporum f. sp. lycopersici 4287 chromosome 5, whole genome shotgun sequence genomic DNA:
- a CDS encoding hypothetical protein (At least one base has a quality score < 10) produces MYSNSNAFLGGNSQRPGGQQQQYGGGSFGNLGAGQQPGQPSPFAPQPTGFGQAPLQQQYTGFPMQGQGLQPQQPLQQQFTGFPGQQQQPPQPQQQSFQTGAPAVPSIPPQFQQQFQQQQQQQPTSFSASPQQASGPSNPPPAPMKPQATGFTEMAASFQTGGTAKPRGRRQEKSQPNKIPNIRLSFITAQDQAKFETLFKSAVGEAGMTMSGEKARDLLMRSRLDGDSLSHIWTLADTTRAGQLYFPEFALAMYLCNLKLTGKQLPPNLPENIKNEVSSMVDIISFSVADESAPGAGSSSAPDIRTNTATPPTIQQPQPQPQASNAQLLQAQMTGFPGQQTGFGQQQGLQNQQTGFPGMANNSQATGYSGPRPPMPPMPTGFGQSLAPGPAGGMAAPLNAQPTGRPGQWGLVNAPSTGLPNIDALQAQMMPQQGREAGNFTTQGLRGNAVIPWAITKEEKTRYDSLFKAWDGLGKGYIGGDQAIEIFGQSGLEKPDLERVWTLADHGNKGRLDLDEFAVAMHLIYRKLNGYPLPNNLPPELVPPSTRNFSQSIGTLKSMLHDESEFRTKSGAALLPQKTGVSYMKNRSFRGAPAGAVAGRKDATVFKNEDEQFGYRSSARRRVGNNSPRPESPASVASNDDLTLDQLKKKIKEKEVLLDAMDFADEKNHEEDDILDRRDRREAEELYRRIRRIQEDIDSHPDAALASGDSDAERRALKRQLQNLTDKVPELASQVRRTEKAIMDARLELFRIKDAKAHPGSGAPIVGTGPGGTVTESDRLKARAKAMMQQRTAALTGKKVDVGTEDLDAPKRLEEESIKVKNEKESNERMVRDVEESVRDFAHGIEDSLKEGGRDNTSEHEKRRWEDALGVEDEVRDFIFDLQRESRSTRLRAQDKRPARASARTEESRPERVASPRVESPVSTSRTATPPAGGSYSSYKTPEERAAFIKQQAEQRMAERLAALGIKAPTKSGETAAQRIERERAERAAKLRQAEEEDARREADRQARLAEEQGIPPPAPEQSKAEAKRPPPPPTRHRGKPEADQEAAKKVEEEAAAKRAEEARLAREHEQQQRETQQME; encoded by the exons ATGTATTCCAACTCGAACGCCTTTCTAGGCGGTAATAGCCAGCGTCCTGGcggccagcagcagcaatatGGCGGAGGATCGTTTGGTAATCTGGGTGCTGGCCAGCAGCCTGGCCAACCCAGCCCCTTTGCGCCTCAACCTACAGGCTTTGGGCAAGCTCCTCTGCAGCAGCAGTATACGGGCTTTCCAATGCAGGGCCAGGGACTACAGCCGCAGCAGCCCCTTCAACAACAGTTTACGGGATTTCCGggacagcaacaacaacccccccagccgcagcagcagagctTCCAGACCGGTGCTCCTGCGGTGCCGTCGATCCCGCCTCAGTTCCAGCAACAGttccagcagcaacagcagcagcaacccACTAGCTTCTCCGCCTCGCCTCAGCAAGCCTCTGGGCCTTCAAACCCACCACCGGCGCCGATGAAGCCCCAGGCTACCGGCTTCACCGAGATGGCCGCGTCCTTTCAGACTGGCGGTACTGCGAAGCCCCGAGGTCGAAGACAGGAGAAGTCGCAGCCCAATAAAATCCCTAATATCCGTCTCTCCTTCATCACAGCCCAGGATCAGGCCAAGTTCGAAACCCTGTTCAAGTCTGCTGTGGGAGAAGCTGGCATGACCATGTCAGGAGAGAAGGCTCGGGATCTGCTTATGAGGTCAAGACTTGATGGCGACTCTCTATCGCACATCTG GACTCTTGCTGATACCACTCGTGCTGGCCAGCTCTACTTCCCCGAATTCGCACTCGCCATGTACCTGTGCAACTTGAAACTGACTGGCAAGCAGCTGCCACCTAACCTGCCCGAGAACATCAAGAACGAGGTTTCGAGCATGGTGGATATCATTAGCTTCAGCGTCGCTGACGAGAGTGCTCCCGGAGCcggctcttcttctgctcctgATATTAGAACCAACACTGCCACTCCACCGACCATTCAGCAGCCgcaacctcagcctcaagcctCAAATGCACAGCTGCTTCAAGCGCAGATGACTGGGTTTCCGGGACAGCAGACAGGTTTCGGTCAGCAACAGGGTCTGCAAAACCAGCAAACTGGGTTCCCTGGCATGGCAAACAACTCTCAAGCTACAGGTTACAGCGGTCCTCGTCCCCCGATGCCCCCAATGCCCACGGGATTTGGCCAGTCGCTCGCTCCTGGGCCTGCAGGTGGTATGGCTGCCCCTCTGAATGCTCAACCTACAGGACGACCTGGGCAATGGGGCCTTGTCAATGCTCCTTCTACCGGCCTGCCCAACATCGATGCCCTTCAAGCCCAGATGATGCCTCAACAGGGCCGAGAAGCTGGAAACTTCACCACTCAGGGACTGCGAGGAAACGCCGTTATCCCCTGGGCCATTacaaaggaagaaaagacccGATACGATTCTCTTTTCAAGGCTTGGGATGGCCTTGGCAAGGGATACATCGGTGGTGACCAGGCTATCGAGATATTTGGTCAGAGTGGACTTGAGAAGCCCGATCTTGAGCGAGTTTGGACTCTGGCTGATCACGGTAATAAGGGACGTCTGGATCTCGACGAATTCGCCGTTGCCATGCATTTGATCTACAGAAAGCTAAACGGTTATCCATTGCCTAACAACCTTCCCCCTGAGCTTGTTCCTCCTTCGACTCGAAACTTTAGCCAGTCCATCGGCACCCTCAAGTCAATGCTTCACGATGAATCTGAATTCCGCACCAAGTCAGGTGCCGCTCTGCTTCCGCAGAAGACTGGCGTTAGCTATATGAAGAACCGCTCATTCAGGGGCGCACCTGCTGGAGCCGTCGCTGGTCGGAAGGATGCCACAGTCTTCAAGAACGAAGACGAGCAGTTTGGATATAGATCGAGCGCTCGTCGCAGGGTCGGCAACAACTCGCCTCGTCCCGAATCTCCCGCTTCTGTCGCCTCGAATGACGACCTAACCTTGGATCAGCTCAAGAAAAAGATTAAGGAGAAGGAGGTTCTCCTGGATGCTATGGACTTCGCAGATGAGAAGAaccatgaagaagacgacatcCTCGACCGCCGTGACCGCCGTGAGGCGGAGGAGCTCTATCGTCGCATTCGTCGAATCCAAGAGGATATCGACTCTCATCCCGATGCTGCCCTGGCAAGCGGAGACTCCGACGCTGAGCGAAGAGCTCTCAAGCGCCAACTTCAAAATCTTACTGACAAGGTTCCCGAACTTGCTTCGCAGGTGCGCAGAACTGAGAAGGCCATTATGGATGCTCGGTTGGAACTGTTCCGtatcaaggatgccaagGCTCACCCTGGCAGTGGTGCTCCTATTGTAGGAACAGGACCTGGCGGTACAGTAACTGAGTCGGATCGACTCAAGGCCAGGGCCAAGGCCATGATGCAGCAGCGAACTGCTGCATTGACTGGCAAGAAGGTTGATGTCGGCACTGAGGATCTCGATGCGCCTAAGCGtctcgaggaggagagcaTCAAGGTAAAGAATGAAAAGGAGAGTAACGAACGTATGGTtcgtgatgttgaggaaAGTGTTCGCGACTTTGCGCACGGTATCGAGGACAGTCTCAAAGAGGGCGGTCGTGATAACACCAGTGAGCACGAAAAGCGCCGCTGGGAGGACGCACtcggtgttgaggatgaggttcGTGACTTTATCTTCGACCTTCAGCGTGAAAGCCGCAGCACTCGACTTCGTGCTCAAGACAAGCGACCCGCCCGGGCTTCAGCACGCACTGAGGAAAGTCGGCCGGAACGTGTCGCTAGTCCTAGGGTTGAGAGTCCTGTCTCGACCTCTCGCACTGCGACTCCTCCTGCTGGAGGCTCATATTCTTCATACAAGACCCCTGAGGAGCGAGCTGCTTTTATTAAACAGCAAGCTGAACAGCGAATGGCTGAGAGGTTGGCCGCCCTCGGTATCAAGGCCCCGACAAAGTCCGGCGAGACAGCTGCGCAGCGCATCGAGCGAGAACGCGCTGAGCGAGCTGCGAAGTTACGACAggcagaggaagaggatgctCGTAGAGAAGCCGATCGCCAGGCTCGTCTAGCTGAGGAGCAAGGGATTCCACCTCCTGCACCTGAGCAATCCAAGGCGGAGGCCAAGAGGCCTCCACCTCCCCCAACGCGACACCGTGGTAAGCCAGAGGCTGATCAAGAGGCTGCGAAGAAGGTCGAGGAGGAAGCTGCCGCTAAGCGGGCCGAAGAAGCACGACTTGCCCGTGAGCacgagcagcagcagcgcgAGACGCAGCAGATGGAGTAA
- a CDS encoding hypothetical protein (At least one base has a quality score < 10) — MYSNSNAFLGGNSQRPGGQQQQYGGGSFGNLGAGQQPGQPSPFAPQPTGFGQAPLQQQYTGFPMQGQGLQPQQPLQQQFTGFPGQQQQPPQPQQQSFQTGAPAVPSIPPQFQQQFQQQQQQQPTSFSASPQQASGPSNPPPAPMKPQATGFTEMAASFQTGGTAKPRGRRQEKSQPNKIPNIRLSFITAQDQAKFETLFKSAVGEAGMTMSGEKARDLLMRSRLDGDSLSHIWTLADTTRAGQLYFPEFALAMYLCNLKLTGKQLPPNLPENIKNEVSSMVDIISFSVADESAPGAGSSSAPDIRTNTATPPTIQQPQPQPQASNAQLLQAQMTGFPGQQTGFGQQQGLQNQQTGFPGMANNSQATGYSGPRPPMPPMPTGFGQSLAPGPAGGMAAPLNAQPTGRPGQWGLVNAPSTGLPNIDALQAQMMPQQGREAGNFTTQGLRGNAVIPWAITKEEKTRYDSLFKAWDGLGKGYIGGDQAIEIFGQSGLEKPDLERVWTLADHGNKGRLDLDEFAVAMHLIYRKLNGYPLPNNLPPELVPPSTRNFSQSIGTLKSMLHDESEFRTKSGAALLPQKTGVSYMKNRSFRGAPAGAVAGRKDATVFKNEDEQFGYRSSARRRVGNNSPRPESPASVASNDDLTLDQLKKKIKEKEVLLDAMDFADEKNHEEDDILDRRDRREAEELYRRIRRIQEDIDSHPDAALASGDSDAERRALKRQLQNLTDKVPELASQVRRTEKAIMDARLELFRIKDAKAHPGSGAPIVGTGPGGTVTESDRLKARAKAMMQQRTAALTGKKVDVGTEDLDAPKRLEEESIKVKNEKESNERMVRDVEESVRDFAHGIEDSLKEGGRDNTSEHEKRRWEDALGVEDEVRDFIFDLQRESRSTRLRAQDKRPARASARTEESRPERVASPRVESPVSTSRTATPPAGGSYSSYKTPEERAAFIKQQAEQRMAERLAALGIKAPTKSGETAAQRIERERAERAAKLRQAEEEDARREADRQARLAEEQGIPPPAPEQSKAEAKRPPPPPTRHRGKPEADQEAAKKVEEEAAAKRAEEARLAREHEQQQRETQQMEEDAQEQEDDLAKEREASEARLKALEEQVRQGKLRKEEEKKRKKAAMAEAKEKEAKLAARRAEIEAARQRELELQRQLEAMEDGDSSSSDEDAGPQQITPQASTPTRSDSQVASQELDKKPSPPPAAEAVSSPPPPPPPAVVTSPPSETESKNPFFRMMSQSTEGTPAAAPPAPSATNPFHRMTQNQEAKAPSGPVSRRRADTDDWGSDNDDKDDDSDDERPGGGSAAQLASMLFGTMAPPRPLSAAGRESATASPVAANAVTPVAPPPPPPMPNTGSPAPMTSPPPPPPMPGSDAPSAPPPPPPMPGSDAPSAPPPPPPMPSVGAPPPPPPPMGGAPPPPPPPGDAPAPPSGGGRPAGFLSEIQLGRALKKTTTKDSSAAAVAGRVLD, encoded by the exons ATGTATTCCAACTCGAACGCCTTTCTAGGCGGTAATAGCCAGCGTCCTGGcggccagcagcagcaatatGGCGGAGGATCGTTTGGTAATCTGGGTGCTGGCCAGCAGCCTGGCCAACCCAGCCCCTTTGCGCCTCAACCTACAGGCTTTGGGCAAGCTCCTCTGCAGCAGCAGTATACGGGCTTTCCAATGCAGGGCCAGGGACTACAGCCGCAGCAGCCCCTTCAACAACAGTTTACGGGATTTCCGggacagcaacaacaacccccccagccgcagcagcagagctTCCAGACCGGTGCTCCTGCGGTGCCGTCGATCCCGCCTCAGTTCCAGCAACAGttccagcagcaacagcagcagcaacccACTAGCTTCTCCGCCTCGCCTCAGCAAGCCTCTGGGCCTTCAAACCCACCACCGGCGCCGATGAAGCCCCAGGCTACCGGCTTCACCGAGATGGCCGCGTCCTTTCAGACTGGCGGTACTGCGAAGCCCCGAGGTCGAAGACAGGAGAAGTCGCAGCCCAATAAAATCCCTAATATCCGTCTCTCCTTCATCACAGCCCAGGATCAGGCCAAGTTCGAAACCCTGTTCAAGTCTGCTGTGGGAGAAGCTGGCATGACCATGTCAGGAGAGAAGGCTCGGGATCTGCTTATGAGGTCAAGACTTGATGGCGACTCTCTATCGCACATCTG GACTCTTGCTGATACCACTCGTGCTGGCCAGCTCTACTTCCCCGAATTCGCACTCGCCATGTACCTGTGCAACTTGAAACTGACTGGCAAGCAGCTGCCACCTAACCTGCCCGAGAACATCAAGAACGAGGTTTCGAGCATGGTGGATATCATTAGCTTCAGCGTCGCTGACGAGAGTGCTCCCGGAGCcggctcttcttctgctcctgATATTAGAACCAACACTGCCACTCCACCGACCATTCAGCAGCCgcaacctcagcctcaagcctCAAATGCACAGCTGCTTCAAGCGCAGATGACTGGGTTTCCGGGACAGCAGACAGGTTTCGGTCAGCAACAGGGTCTGCAAAACCAGCAAACTGGGTTCCCTGGCATGGCAAACAACTCTCAAGCTACAGGTTACAGCGGTCCTCGTCCCCCGATGCCCCCAATGCCCACGGGATTTGGCCAGTCGCTCGCTCCTGGGCCTGCAGGTGGTATGGCTGCCCCTCTGAATGCTCAACCTACAGGACGACCTGGGCAATGGGGCCTTGTCAATGCTCCTTCTACCGGCCTGCCCAACATCGATGCCCTTCAAGCCCAGATGATGCCTCAACAGGGCCGAGAAGCTGGAAACTTCACCACTCAGGGACTGCGAGGAAACGCCGTTATCCCCTGGGCCATTacaaaggaagaaaagacccGATACGATTCTCTTTTCAAGGCTTGGGATGGCCTTGGCAAGGGATACATCGGTGGTGACCAGGCTATCGAGATATTTGGTCAGAGTGGACTTGAGAAGCCCGATCTTGAGCGAGTTTGGACTCTGGCTGATCACGGTAATAAGGGACGTCTGGATCTCGACGAATTCGCCGTTGCCATGCATTTGATCTACAGAAAGCTAAACGGTTATCCATTGCCTAACAACCTTCCCCCTGAGCTTGTTCCTCCTTCGACTCGAAACTTTAGCCAGTCCATCGGCACCCTCAAGTCAATGCTTCACGATGAATCTGAATTCCGCACCAAGTCAGGTGCCGCTCTGCTTCCGCAGAAGACTGGCGTTAGCTATATGAAGAACCGCTCATTCAGGGGCGCACCTGCTGGAGCCGTCGCTGGTCGGAAGGATGCCACAGTCTTCAAGAACGAAGACGAGCAGTTTGGATATAGATCGAGCGCTCGTCGCAGGGTCGGCAACAACTCGCCTCGTCCCGAATCTCCCGCTTCTGTCGCCTCGAATGACGACCTAACCTTGGATCAGCTCAAGAAAAAGATTAAGGAGAAGGAGGTTCTCCTGGATGCTATGGACTTCGCAGATGAGAAGAaccatgaagaagacgacatcCTCGACCGCCGTGACCGCCGTGAGGCGGAGGAGCTCTATCGTCGCATTCGTCGAATCCAAGAGGATATCGACTCTCATCCCGATGCTGCCCTGGCAAGCGGAGACTCCGACGCTGAGCGAAGAGCTCTCAAGCGCCAACTTCAAAATCTTACTGACAAGGTTCCCGAACTTGCTTCGCAGGTGCGCAGAACTGAGAAGGCCATTATGGATGCTCGGTTGGAACTGTTCCGtatcaaggatgccaagGCTCACCCTGGCAGTGGTGCTCCTATTGTAGGAACAGGACCTGGCGGTACAGTAACTGAGTCGGATCGACTCAAGGCCAGGGCCAAGGCCATGATGCAGCAGCGAACTGCTGCATTGACTGGCAAGAAGGTTGATGTCGGCACTGAGGATCTCGATGCGCCTAAGCGtctcgaggaggagagcaTCAAGGTAAAGAATGAAAAGGAGAGTAACGAACGTATGGTtcgtgatgttgaggaaAGTGTTCGCGACTTTGCGCACGGTATCGAGGACAGTCTCAAAGAGGGCGGTCGTGATAACACCAGTGAGCACGAAAAGCGCCGCTGGGAGGACGCACtcggtgttgaggatgaggttcGTGACTTTATCTTCGACCTTCAGCGTGAAAGCCGCAGCACTCGACTTCGTGCTCAAGACAAGCGACCCGCCCGGGCTTCAGCACGCACTGAGGAAAGTCGGCCGGAACGTGTCGCTAGTCCTAGGGTTGAGAGTCCTGTCTCGACCTCTCGCACTGCGACTCCTCCTGCTGGAGGCTCATATTCTTCATACAAGACCCCTGAGGAGCGAGCTGCTTTTATTAAACAGCAAGCTGAACAGCGAATGGCTGAGAGGTTGGCCGCCCTCGGTATCAAGGCCCCGACAAAGTCCGGCGAGACAGCTGCGCAGCGCATCGAGCGAGAACGCGCTGAGCGAGCTGCGAAGTTACGACAggcagaggaagaggatgctCGTAGAGAAGCCGATCGCCAGGCTCGTCTAGCTGAGGAGCAAGGGATTCCACCTCCTGCACCTGAGCAATCCAAGGCGGAGGCCAAGAGGCCTCCACCTCCCCCAACGCGACACCGTGGTAAGCCAGAGGCTGATCAAGAGGCTGCGAAGAAGGTCGAGGAGGAAGCTGCCGCTAAGCGGGCCGAAGAAGCACGACTTGCCCGTGAGCacgagcagcagcagcgcgAGACGCAGCAGATGGA AGAAGATGCACAGGAACAGGAGGACGATCTCGCCAAGGAGCGTGAGGCTTCTGAAGCTCGTCTGAAAGCCCTTGAAGAACAAGTGAGACAAGGCAAACTTcgcaaggaggaagagaagaagcggaagaaggcagccatggctgaggccaaggagaaggaggccaAACTTGCGGCAAGGCGGGCAGAGATTGAGGCTGCGCGTCAGCGGGAGCTAGAACTTCAACGCCAGCTTGAAGCCATGGAAGATGGTGATAGCTCCTCGTCGGATGAAGACGCAGGACCTCAGCAAATCACTCCTCAGGCTTCTACGCCCACTAGGAGCGACAGTCAGGTGGCCAGCCAAGAGCTTGACAAGAAGCCCTCGCCGCcccctgctgctgaggcaGTTTCGtctccccctcctcctcctcctccagcgGTTGTCACGTCGCCACCCAGTGAGACCGAGAGTAAGAACCCATTCTTCAGGATGATGTCTCAGTCGACTGAGGGTACACCCGCTGCTGCTCCTCCGGCACCTTCGGCTACGAACCCTTTCCATAGGATGACCCAGAACCAGGAAGCCAAAGCTCCTTCTGGCCCTGTCTCGCGTCGCCGTGCAGACACTGACGACTGGGGTTCTGATAATGATGATAAGGACGATGACTCAGACGATGAGCGACCCGGTGGTGGTAGCGCAGCTCAGCTGGCCTCTATGCTATTTGGCACAATGGcacctcctcgtcctctcTCCGCAGCCGGTAGGGAATCAGCAACTGCTAGTCCTGTGGCCGCCAATGCTGTGACTCCTGTCGCACCTCCTCCGCCTCCCCCGATGCCGAACACTGGCTCTCCGGCTCCGATGACTTCTCcaccccctcctcctcctatGCCGGGGAGTGATGCGCCAAGTGctcctccgcctccgccTCCCATGCCCGGAAGTGACGCCCCTTCGGCACCACCGCCCCCACCACCGATGCCATCAGTCGGCgcacctcctccacctcctccccCTATGGGTGGcgctcctccacctcctccacctcccgGCGATGCACCTGCTCCTCCTTCCGGTGGCGGACGTCCAGCGGGCTTCCTGAGCGAGATCCAGCTGGGCAGGGCTCTCAAGAAGACAACCACCAAAGACAGCAGTGCAGCGGCGGTGGCGGGACGAGTTTTGGATTGA
- a CDS encoding NADH-cytochrome b5 reductase 1 — protein MSTPLACSSSLALLSLKKEWAPWAALVAVAFGIYNFMAFQVKTSLKPDVFQEFELEEKTIVSHNVAIYRFKLPSPKHILGLPIGQHISIGAPCPQPDGTTKEIVRSYTPISGDHQPGHVDLLIKSYPQGNISKHMASLTVGQTIKVRGPKGAFVYTPNMVRHFGMIAGGTGITPMLQVIRAIVRGRATGDKTEVDLIFANVTAQDILLKEDLDALAKQDSGIRVHYVLDKPEEGWTGGVGYVTADMIDKYLPKPADDVKILLCGPPPMISGLKKATESLGFKKARPVSKLVDQVFAF, from the exons ATGTCTACGCCCCTGGCCTGCTCCTCATCGTTGGCACTCTTATCGTTAAAGAAGGAATGGGCTCCTTGGGCTGCTCTTGTCGCCGTAGCATTCGGCATTTACAACTTCATGGCCTTCC AGGTCAAGACAAGTCTTAAGCCCGATGTCTTTCAGGAGTTCgagctcgaggagaagaCCATCGTATCTCACAATGTCGCCAT CTACCGCTTCAAGCTCCCCAGCCCCAAGCACATTCTCGGTCTTCCCATCGGCCAGCACATCTCAATTGGCGCTCCTTGCCCCCAGCCCGATGGCACTACCAAGGAGATTGTTCGTTCCTACACTCCCATCTCTGGTGACCACCAGCCCGGCCACGTCGACCTCTTGATCAAGTCTTATCCTCAGGGCAACATCTCCAAGCACATGGCGTCTCTCACTGTCGGTCAGACCATCAAGGTCCGTGGCCCCAAGGGCGCTTTTGTCTACACTCCCAATATGGTTCGACACTTTGGTATGATTGCTGGCGGTACTGGAATCACTCCCATGCTCCAAGTCATCCGCGCCATCGTTCGCGGCCGAGCTACCGGAGACAAGACCGAGGTCGACCTCATCTTTGCCAACGTTACTGCACAGGATATCCTTCTCAAGGAGGACCTCGACGCTCTCGCTAAGCAGGACTCTGGTATCCGCGTTCACTACGTCCTCGACAAGCCCGAGGAGGGTTGGACTGGTGGCGTTGGCTACGTCACTGCCGACATGATCGAC AAATATCTTCCCAAGCCTGCCGATGATGTCAAGATTCTTCTGTGCGGTCCTCCTCCCATGATTAGCGGTCTCAAGAAGGCAACAGAGagccttggcttcaagaAGGCCCGTCCTGTCAGCAAGCTCGTTGACCAGGTCTTTGCCTTCTAA
- a CDS encoding hypothetical protein (At least one base has a quality score < 10): MLTSARRWLRNNRTPIAVGVGVIGAGYVATQYVIGKLNDARERMSSERIAKENLRRRFEQNQEDCTFTVLALLPSATTAILEAMNTEQITFEIQQMKATKAIKNGGPESAAPPSIADTTLTEDDGKSMAGQSESGVQSSQAPTSSPFNAGGEANKEAPKPRKTKRQLWDDVTISAVTRSFTLIYTLPLLTMLTRVQLNLLGRRSYLSSVVALATGGQQGTISLENNDDDNTEQTYGSDFDINRKYLTLSWWLLNRGWVDLMRRVESPVRTVFGSLSPRDLLSFERFSDLTTETTGVTKVSQPQTRTQTQTQTQVHGAQGESSLVVVDPQGGFESAWGRAVEDKS; this comes from the exons ATGCTCACATCTGCTCGGCGCTGGCTGCGCAACAATCGTACGCCCATTGCTGTCGGCGTGGGCGTCATCGGTGCGGGTTACGTCGCGACGCAATATGTCATTGGAAAGCTTAATGATGCCCGCGAGCGCATGAGCAGCGAGCGCATCGCCAAGGAGAA TCTGCGGCGTCGCTTCGAACAGAATCAGGAGGACTGCACATTCACCGTCTTGGCTCTCCTGCCCTCCGCCACGACGGCCATTCTCGAAGCCATGAACACGGAGCAGATCACATTTGAGATTCAGCAGATGAAAGCCACCAAGGCTATAAAGAATGGTGGCCCTGAGTCTGCAGCGCCACCCAGCATCGCAGATACTACATTGACAGAGGACGATGGGAAGAGTATGGCTGGCCAAAGCGAGAGCGGTGTACAGTCCAGCCAGGCCCCTACATCCTCACCATTCAACGCCGGTGGCGAAGCGAACAAGGAAGCACCCAAGCCTCGCAAGACGAAGCGACAACTATGGGATGACGTGACCATCAGCG CGGTGACGCGGTCTTTTACTTTGATATATACCCTTCCGCTGCTTACAATGCTAACTCGGGTTCAACTCAACCTCCTTGGCCGAAGAAGCTATCTATCGAGCGTGGTGGCCCTCGCAACAGGTGGCCAACAAGGCACCATCAGTCTTGAGAACAACGATGACGACAACACAGAACAGACATATGGCAGTGACTTCGACATAAATCGCAAGTACCTGACCCTCAGTTGGTGGCTACTCAACAGAGGATGGGTGGACTTGATGCGCCGAGTGGAAAGCCCCGTGCGCACCGTCTTTGGCAGCCTGAGCCCTAGGGACCTCCTGAGCTTTGAGAGGTTCTCTGACCTGACGACCGAG ACAACTGGTGTCACCAAGGTGTCGCAACCACAGACTCGGACACAGACTCAGACACAGACACAAGTCCACGGTGCACAGGGGGAATCAAGCCTGGTTGTGGTAGACCCTCAGGGGGGCTTCGAGAGCGCATGGGGACGAGCAGTGGAGGACAAGTCGTGA